The following proteins are co-located in the Triticum aestivum cultivar Chinese Spring chromosome 1A, IWGSC CS RefSeq v2.1, whole genome shotgun sequence genome:
- the LOC123060182 gene encoding cytosolic sulfotransferase 13 encodes MARVAEQKLQPSCLGDALTARNDADNLTELIPSLPVEKRLVPPPADMQRRQYRGYWFPEWHLSALAAVRDHFEPKPTDIFLVSCPKSGTTWLKSLAFATVHRHVHPPSSQEHPLLHQNPHGCVKFIHAIYRQPVDVVQGIIEAYPSPRIFGSHFPLSLLPERINDDDCGCRIVYICRDPKDVVVSWWWFMRTYLPNPEQVQFEEVFDLFCEGRTGAGPYWRHALEHWEESRRRPHKVLFLRYEEMLRDPQCNLRRLAEFLGCAFSEAEEKAGVLEAILELCSLGKLKKLEVNQSGNRINDEPMMNDSFFRKGVAGDWINHMTPEMAARLDAIVEQALQGTGFDFGISMPQ; translated from the coding sequence ATGGCCCGTGTAGCGGAGCAAAAACTCCAGCCTAGTTGCCTCGGTGACGCGCTGACGGCGAGGAACGATGCCGACAACCTCACCGAGCTCATCCCGTCGCTGCCCGTCGAGAAGCGGCTAGTGCCGCCGCCCGCCGACATGCAGAGGCGACAGTACCGTGGGTACTGGTTCCCCGAGTGGCACCTGTCGGCCCTGGCGGCAGTCCGCGATCACTTCGAGCCCAAGCCAACGGACATCTTCCTCGTGAGCTGCCCCAAGTCTGGCACCACATGGCTTAAATCTCTAGCCTTCGCCACTGTGCACCGGCACGTCCACCCGCCATCCAGCCAGGAGCACCCTCTGCTCCACCAAAACCCGCATGGCTGCGTCAAATTCATCCACGCAATCTATCGGCAACCGGTCGATGTTGTGCAGGGCATCATCGAGGCGTACCCTTCCCCGCGTATCTTCGGCTCCCACTTCCCATTGTCCTTGTTGCCGGAGCGCATCAATGATGATGATTGCGGGTGCCGGATCGTATACATCTGTCGGGATCCCAAGGACGTGGTCGTCTCGTGGTGGTGGTTCATGCGCACCTACCTCCCAAACCCCGAGCAGGTCCAGTTCGAGGAGGTCTTCGATTTGTTTTGCGAGGGCCGCACAGGTGCGGGCCCTTATTGGCGCCACGCCCTCGAGCATTGGGAGGAGAGCCGGAGAAGGCCCCACAAGGTGTTGTTCCTCAGGTACGAGGAGATGCTACGAGACCCGCAATGCAATCTTAGGAGGCTGGCGGAGTTTTTGGGGTGCGCATTCtccgaggcggaggagaaggccgGCGTCCTAGAGGCCATCTTGGAGTTGTGCAGCCTTGGCAAGCTAAAGAAGCTGGAGGTGAACCAGAGCGGCAACCGGATTAATGACGAACCCATGATGAACGATTCCTTCTTCAGGAAGGGGGTGGCCGGTGACTGGATCAACCACATGACGCCAGAGATGGCGGCAAGGCTCGATGCAATCGTCGAACAGGCGCTGCAAGGCACCGGATTTGACTTCGGCATCTCCATGCCACAGTAA